The DNA sequence GGGCGGTGCTAGGGGAGTCGGACCCGGCGAACAGGCTTGAGGCCACCTTGGCCGCGACCGCCCTCTGTGTATGGCAGGACGTGGAGATAGTCCGAGTCCACGACGTCAGGGAAAACCGTCAGGTCATAGACACCGTCTGGGCCCTGAAGAACGCCTCCAGCTTCGCTTAATAGCGGGGTCCCCTCGGAGAGATCGTTACGACGTAGCCCATTTGAGCCCGTATACTCGACCTGCCGTTGTGTAGTACGAATGGGGCGACAGGACGTCGCCCCAAGCCGAGGGGGCACAGGACGTGCCCTCCGAGGCGGTTCGTACGGAACAGGCAGGTCGAGTATACGATTGGGCGAAACAGGGGCGTAGGCGGGACGGTCTCTCCGAGGGGACTCAAAGGTGAGTTTTTAGAGCTTCGCCTAAGCTAGACTCCCATCAACCACCGGTCCAGAGACATAGGGCGGCCGGGCCTTAGGCCCTCCATCTCAAGCCGGAGGTCGCCCAGGAGGGCGGAACGCTCTGCGAAAGCGTTGTGCCGATGTATGCTTTCGAAGTTCTCCTGTCTCGCCAGCACGAAGGAATCGTCGGGCAGGTCGGGGGACACCTCGACGACGTTTCTGAGCATCTCCCTGACGACGTCCTCGACGAACCTGGGGTTGGTGTGGGCCTTGTTGACCACGAAGAACTCATCGGGCCTTTTCAGTAGCTCGTATATCTCCGAGCTCATGGAGGCCTCGGCGAGATGGACCAGGTTTTCCGCCTTGATCGCCCCGGCTCCACCGATCATCAAGGTGGCCTTACCTCTCTGGTTGTGGGAGGCAAGGGGGAGGAGGTCCACTATTCTCTCCGCCTCGTCCTCGCCGTAACCCTGGGATACGAGCAAGCCCTTCGAGTGGGATCTCACCATGTCCTGGGCACAGGGACAGACGGTGAGGCCGTCGACCTCGACGCCGGAGACGGTCCTACAGGACTTGCCGTCACAGGCGGAGATACCTATAAAGGTGTAGATCTCCTGGGAGAGCTTTCCCGATATAGGTGTATGCTTTTTGAGGGGGAAGTGGGCCCTTATCCTGACCTCCGATCTGAGGGCCTCCTGCCTCTCGGCGACCAAAAAGGCCAATCTCTCCGCCATAGTCTCTATGTCGGGAGCGGATGAACCGGCGGCCTCCTCCGCCGCCTCCTCCAGGATCTCGCTGAACCGGGACATATGTACCCCCGCCTTTGAGCCGTCCAGGTCGGCGAAAAGGTCCATTTTGGCGTAAAAAAGGGACGTCCCTCGGTCGCTCTCGAGACGGATTATCCTCTCAAGGCCGGTGACCCCCACCCTTCCCAGGGAAAATGGGACCTCCGGCGTCCCCTTCTGGACGTCCCTATCCAGAGGAAACCTCAGACACCTCTGGGATTTTTTCACCCCCGATCTGTCCACCGACTGGGCCAGCTCCGACACCGTCAAGCGGGATCTGGGATCGACGACATCGGGGGCTATCTCCGCCAGTGGGACCAGGACGAAGGCCCTCTCGGCCATCCTGGGATGGGGGATCGTGAGGTCCTGTTCGTCCATCACAGTATCGCCGTAGAGGACCACGTCCACGTCTATAGGCCTAGGTCCGTTTCGGAAGGTTACCGTCCGACCCATCCTCTGCTCGACCCACTTGGCTAGACGGAGAAGGTCGTGAGGGGAAAGGTCGGTCTCCACCTCGCACACTGCGTTCAGAAAACGGGGCTGATCCAGATACCCTACCGGATCGGTCTCGTAAAAAGACGACACCTTAACTACCTCTAACTTAGCCTGAAGATACTGAAGTGCCTGAAGTATATTTCCCTGTCTATCTCCAAGATTGGCTCCTAGAGCCAGAAAAACCCTTTGGCCACAGACCATAGCCGAACCTCCTAATGGATGCAAAGTATAGTGGCCCACATTGTACCAGAAGGGAGAAAAACCATGCCCACCGTATCCATGAGAAAATGTACATCCTACGATAAAGCGGGGCAAGCGGTTATAGCCGCAGTAAAAGATCTAGGGGGTATGGAACGTTTCATATCCCCTGGAGATTCGGTCCTGATAAAGCCCAATATGCTCGGGGCCTATAATCCCGACCGCCACGTCACCACCCACCCTTCGGTGGTCAAAGCGGTGGCGGAGATGGTCCTGGACTGTAGGGGCAAGCCGATAATAGGGGACAGCCCAGGACTGGACCCCTTCCCTCTGGTCTCCCGAAAGACCGGCATAGGAGAGGTCGGAAAGGCCCTGGGAGTTCCGGTCCTTCCACTGATCGACTCCATACCTATCAGGACGAAAAAAGGAGGAAAATTTAGGAAGATAGAGCTTTCACGACTGGCCGTTGAGTCTGATAAAATAATAAACATACCTAAGATGAAGACCCACTGTCAGATGACCTTGACCCTAGGGGTGAAAAACCTCTTCGGGACGGTGGTGGCCCAGAGAAAGGCGGAATGGCACTACAAAGTCGGGCTAAACAGGGACGTTTTCGCCTCGTTGCTGATAGAGATATGGGATCACCTGAGGCCATGCTTGACCGTCATGGACGGAGTATGGGGAATGGAGGGAAGAGGTCCTTCTAACGGGGTAGGAAGGCTCTTCGGTGTCATATCCACCTCAGACGATTCTTTGGCGATGGACCAGGTACTCTCCCCACTGATGGGAGTCAAAGAGGGGGATTTTCCTTTGCTCAGAGCCGCTCGCTCGTACGGAATGGCCTACAACGAAATTAGGACAATAGGCGATTCCGTCGAATCGTTCAGCCCAAAGGTCGACCTTCCTAAATCGGACTCTCTAAGGCTATTGCCTCCCTGGATGGATCGGATAGGGAGGGATATTTTATCCTCCAGGCCGGAACAGGACAGGGAAAGATGCGTAGGGTGTCAAAAATGCGTCCAGGTCTGTCGGGCAGGAGCCTTGACTATGAAGGAGGGGAAGGTGCTCTCCTTCGACTACGGCAGATGTATAAGGTGTTATTGCTGCCACGAAATGTGTCCCGTGGACGCCATAAAGCTGCACAGAGGAGCTATTTTGAGGGTTTTAGATCTCTTAGATCGCATATAGGTTTGCCTGATACCGCAAAACCGCTGTAAGATAGGCGTATACAGGCAGCTCAACACGGAGGAGGCGCAGGATGCCCCAATCATCGGAGAGCTTTCATAAAACAAAGGAAAAACTTCATAAGTCAGTGGAGGAGATGCGCCGCTCCAATCTTTCCTCGGCACTGGAAAGGCTGTCGAAAAAGGGAGCCCCTAAGGCTAAGATTCCCGTATCGGAGATAAAGCCCTCAGGCCCTCTAGACGAAAACAGCATGTACCTCTCCATGAAGGCCCTCTTCAGGACCAGGTCCACCGGAGGGGCCTGGGGTATGTTCGTCCTTCTGGCGGACGGCCTTTCGGGGGAAATCCTCTACCTGGCCCTATGGACAGGCTACGGAGGGCTTAAAAACGCCGACCTAAAGGCCTCATGGCAGGCTCTGTCGGTGTTGATGGAGGAAGAGGCGTCCCTCCAGGACAAAGAGCTCAGGAAAAAGGTCGTCTCCATCATCGAGGACTTCTTCAACCCACCTACGATGAACCGGCTGGCCTCGGAAATCGAGGATCTGGAGATGATAGAGAAAGCGAGAGAGGGTTTTTTGAGCGATCTCGACAGAGCTCTTTCCTTAAGTTTCGAGCTATCCTTAACCGTTGAGATGGTCTCAGGGAGGGACAGCCAGAAATACTTTGACGACAGGACCAGGCCCGTCTCATCGAAAGAGGGAGAGGAAGGTGAAGGGGAAAAGCAGGCGGTAGAGGTCAGAAAGGTCAGCGTTCTGTGTGGGGTAATAGTGGATCCTGTGAGGGGCAGGGCCATTTCATCCTTAAGGACCGGGGACCTGATATACGTGACCATAAAAGAGGGATCGGCGGTAGCCCACGCCATAAGGCAGGCCATGGCAAAAGGGGGAACCGATCGGATCCCGGCGCCTATCCTCGACGTCTCTCCGACCTCTACTGGGAGCGTTGAGGTGCTGGTGGAGCTTTCCGAGGGCATATACGGAAAGCTCCTAGCAGGAGAGAGCTATAAGGTGGCCGTCCCGGCGGAGTCGAATCAACAGAGTTCCGGCGGAATGTGGTCCTCCCCTTTAGCCTGGATGTTTTTCTTCCTTTTGGCGTCCCTTCTACTGGCTCTTTTCATCCTGATAAACTAAAATAGCAGAGATTTTGGCAGAGGAGAGGGAAAATGGACACGAAAAAAATCAAAGCCGACGAAAAAGCTTTTATGATGATAATAGACCAAATTGTGGCACACAGGATCCGACCGGGAGACAGGATCTACGAACCAGACCTCGCCGAAACCCTAAAGCTCAGCAGAACTCCGGTGAGACACGCCTTGAGTCGATTGGTCGCCGAGGGCGTCCTGGACAAAACCAAAGGGAGAAGAGGCTACACCCTTCCGGTTCTCTCTAAAGAGGACATGGAGGAGGTGTTCGCCACCAGAAGCGCCCTGGAGGGCAAGGCTATAGAGATAGCGGCGGGGAAAGTCACCGACAAAGACATCTCATACCTGAGGGAGCTGAACGAAAGGGAGAGATCGCTGTTTCATCTGGGCCGGTATAAATCGGAGTACGCCCAGGTCAACGAGCAATTTCACTCTAAAATAGTGGAGCTTGCCGGAAACCGATACCTCGATAGATATTTCCGGCAAGCCTACTGGAGGTCGTCGCTGTACACCTTTCACTTCGGCCTGTTTTACAACATAGAGCTGGACATGCCGCCGGAAACCGCCTTCCCTGACAGCGAACACCGGACCTACAGAGAACATCGTAAGATAATAGACTCTCTGGAGAGGCGGGACGGGGCTGGTTCAAGGACCCTCCTTGAGGAACACGTCTACAACACCATAGTCAGAAGGGGAGTTCGCTTTTCCGCCCCTATTTGAAAACCATCCGGCCTTGAGAGTTCGCCTCGGACATCTCGTCTAAACTCAACTCTATCAGGGGAGCCGGGTCCACCATCCGGCCTCCCTGGGCGACGCCGAAATGAAGGTGGGGACCTGTCACTCTGCCGGTGCTCCCGGTCAGACCGATAACATCTCCGGCACTGACTACCTGCCCTGCTTTTACGTCTATTCGGGAAAGATGAAAGTACATGGATATCAACGTCCCTCCGTGATCGATGTAAACCGACTTACCGGCGTAATAGTGATCCCCTGTCAGGATAACCTCGCCGGAAGCGGCGGCCTTGGCGGGGGTTCCGTTGGCCGCCCGATAATCGACCCCTCCGTGACGGCCTTTAAGCACTCCGTTATAGACCCTCCTTTTTCCGTAAAGGCTGGTCACCGCACCGGGAACAGGTCTCACCATAGGGAGCTCCCATAGAGCCTCCTTTGAAACCCTGCCAAGAGCCTCTCTAACCATGCGACGCTCCCTGGCGATTCTCTCCCTCGCCGACGATGGAGGGGTGACCATAGCGGGGTCCACGGATAGCTTCTCCGAGGGGTAATCCTTGGCTACGATATCGATAGGCCACTTGGAGAGGTAGGTAGTCCCTCTCGACGCTACCCATATCTTTAGGACCTCCCCTTTGGCGGTTTTCCCCATCGAATCGGTGCCAAGTACGGCCCTCCCCGTCAGTACGCCGTCCTCCCCCTCCCTCAAGTCGAGAGGGATATTTTTACCTCTCCAGGAAAGGGTCGACCTGTCAGCTTCCCCATCGATGGATACCGACACCACGAAAGGCTCCCCTAACCGAACCTTTTCGGGGGCGGAAAAAGCGACCTCCAGAGCATGACAGACGCCTACCCCAAAAAACAGCCCCCAAAGGGCCAAAATACAGCAGACCCTACCTATCCTTCCACGTGAAATCATGCACTTTCCTCCTATAGGACCGAATATCCCGTAATTGTACACTAAAATCGACGAAGCACAAGACATCCCAGGCACTAATGCATACTATACAGACTGTTGTTTTTTTTGGCACAATAACCCTATGGAGGGCTATTGCCCATCTGTGTATACCGGAGAAAATGGAGGGATTTTCTTGTCTATCAAGGGCAAATTTATATCAATGGTTGCAGCGGTTCTGGTGGTAATAGCGGTGATGGCCGGAGTGGGAGCAATCAGGAGCAAAGGTGTTTTGACCGAACAACTTATTAAGACTGGAGACGAGACGGTCAAGATAGCCCTCCTCACCGTCGAGGAAAACCTGAACAAGATGACCGCTATCATGGTCAACGCTGCGAAGGTGACCGAGAGAGCCTGGAACAAAGAGGGAATCAACGAGCTAAAGCCTATGGAGGATCTGATGGTAGAACTGGCAGAGGCAAACAAGGGCTTTGGATTTCAGGACATCTACTTCGGCTTCGAGAAGGACGGGAAGTTCTCCGACGGGACGAGATTTCAACAGCCCGACGATTTCGACTCGCGGAAAAGAGGCTGGTACATCCAGGCGATGGGGGAAAGAGGCAAGGTCATAATTACCGAGCCTTACGTGGATAAGATAACCAATAAACCGGTGTTCTCCCTCTGCGTGACCATCGAGGACAGCTCGGGTAAGGTGGTAGGGGTCCTGGGTTCCGACGTGAGCATGGAGTCACTGGTCAACTTCGCCGGGCAGCTTCAGATACTGGGAGAGGGCCATCCCATCCTTCTGAGCTCGAAAGGGGTCATACTGGTAGGCCCGGTCAAAGAGAGGATCATGGAGATAAACCTGGCTGAAGACACCGAAAACACCCCCTCGGTTCAATCTATGGCAAAATCGATGGTG is a window from the Dethiosulfovibrio salsuginis genome containing:
- the mptA gene encoding GTP cyclohydrolase MptA, with translation MVCGQRVFLALGANLGDRQGNILQALQYLQAKLEVVKVSSFYETDPVGYLDQPRFLNAVCEVETDLSPHDLLRLAKWVEQRMGRTVTFRNGPRPIDVDVVLYGDTVMDEQDLTIPHPRMAERAFVLVPLAEIAPDVVDPRSRLTVSELAQSVDRSGVKKSQRCLRFPLDRDVQKGTPEVPFSLGRVGVTGLERIIRLESDRGTSLFYAKMDLFADLDGSKAGVHMSRFSEILEEAAEEAAGSSAPDIETMAERLAFLVAERQEALRSEVRIRAHFPLKKHTPISGKLSQEIYTFIGISACDGKSCRTVSGVEVDGLTVCPCAQDMVRSHSKGLLVSQGYGEDEAERIVDLLPLASHNQRGKATLMIGGAGAIKAENLVHLAEASMSSEIYELLKRPDEFFVVNKAHTNPRFVEDVVREMLRNVVEVSPDLPDDSFVLARQENFESIHRHNAFAERSALLGDLRLEMEGLRPGRPMSLDRWLMGV
- a CDS encoding DUF362 domain-containing protein, which encodes MRKCTSYDKAGQAVIAAVKDLGGMERFISPGDSVLIKPNMLGAYNPDRHVTTHPSVVKAVAEMVLDCRGKPIIGDSPGLDPFPLVSRKTGIGEVGKALGVPVLPLIDSIPIRTKKGGKFRKIELSRLAVESDKIINIPKMKTHCQMTLTLGVKNLFGTVVAQRKAEWHYKVGLNRDVFASLLIEIWDHLRPCLTVMDGVWGMEGRGPSNGVGRLFGVISTSDDSLAMDQVLSPLMGVKEGDFPLLRAARSYGMAYNEIRTIGDSVESFSPKVDLPKSDSLRLLPPWMDRIGRDILSSRPEQDRERCVGCQKCVQVCRAGALTMKEGKVLSFDYGRCIRCYCCHEMCPVDAIKLHRGAILRVLDLLDRI
- a CDS encoding GntR family transcriptional regulator produces the protein MDTKKIKADEKAFMMIIDQIVAHRIRPGDRIYEPDLAETLKLSRTPVRHALSRLVAEGVLDKTKGRRGYTLPVLSKEDMEEVFATRSALEGKAIEIAAGKVTDKDISYLRELNERERSLFHLGRYKSEYAQVNEQFHSKIVELAGNRYLDRYFRQAYWRSSLYTFHFGLFYNIELDMPPETAFPDSEHRTYREHRKIIDSLERRDGAGSRTLLEEHVYNTIVRRGVRFSAPI
- a CDS encoding M23 family metallopeptidase, producing the protein MISRGRIGRVCCILALWGLFFGVGVCHALEVAFSAPEKVRLGEPFVVSVSIDGEADRSTLSWRGKNIPLDLREGEDGVLTGRAVLGTDSMGKTAKGEVLKIWVASRGTTYLSKWPIDIVAKDYPSEKLSVDPAMVTPPSSARERIARERRMVREALGRVSKEALWELPMVRPVPGAVTSLYGKRRVYNGVLKGRHGGVDYRAANGTPAKAAASGEVILTGDHYYAGKSVYIDHGGTLISMYFHLSRIDVKAGQVVSAGDVIGLTGSTGRVTGPHLHFGVAQGGRMVDPAPLIELSLDEMSEANSQGRMVFK